The sequence AACTTTTTTGCGCCTCATCTAAAACTTTTACCTTCTATAAGATGCtgagaaaaattgagagagatgaACAACATGGAAGCATTAATAtgtaaaaagaaatttaaagagaaaCATGGAGGCATATAGTGTACAAAACTTACCCATCCACCACCTGTTCTAATTGGTCCATGACCAGTATTCATATCAGTGTTCATGACAAAATATTGAGGTATTGAGATCCCCAGGAACAGGGACAGGCCCAAAACGTAGTGGTTTCTCAAGGAATTAGGGTTTGCAAACTGCATAAATGAGATCCCAACAGCAGCTGTGGATAAAGTAAAggtaaaattttccattaagaACGCATCAACAAGATTAAAACAGATTTAGCTACAAAGATAACAAAATCACTCACCAACAAAGCCAAACAAAACACAGTATATGGCGGCAAATATTGGTAAAGGAATAGATGCAAAAAATGCACCAAACTTCCCTGAAAAAAACAAGGTGGCACAATTAAATATGACATGATAGAGCCCGGGCTAATGGGTAAATAGTACCACAATTCATCGTggaagtagaaaaaaaaaccaaatatggAGAAGAAGATCATGAAGGAAGTTGAAATCTGCACTACTCTTCTGCTCCCAATGTGAGTCAGTCCAAGGAGTCCAACATTTTCACTGCAATATCATCCCAAGAAGTGAGTAAACCAAGTGTTACTTCATACAGTCTACTAGCAGCATTTTTACGTACAAGAAGGATGGAACTTGTTTGATTTAATCCTAAACAACGGTCAATAATGTCAATATCACCACTGTCACAGCAACAGTTTCAACTCAATCACCTTATATAACACATAGACAGACACAAACCTTGTATGGAAGCTATTTTACAAGGTGTGATGATCTTACTGCTTGGATCTGTGATAAGGAGCTAAGAACCTGGAAATACAAGCCAGGCACAGATCCTGACACCAAACAGGACACCAGAGTGGTTCGTAGAATGGTCAAATCATTCCAGGATGCAAAGCTTCTTATCATGGAGCATACTGAACTAAAAGCCAAAATACCAATCCCATTATAGGCATTGTAATTTGTAAACAATTGCAAATGCATGCCTGCATCATCTGCAACATCTCTTCCCCTCTCCCAccaccccccccacccccccccccatccccctcctttttttccccccctttttGGCAAGGTGGCCTATTGCATCATAATTGAGGGTTAGAGAACCCAAGAATTGTTTTTCCAACCATATAGAGGAAAGGTTGAGAACCAAGCAAAACAAAGACCCAAAACAGATTAATATATTGATTGCTAAAGCACCAATTGCTTACACAGATGCAGTAGTACCAACAACAGAACCAAAGATCCCTTCAAGCAGCGTGCCGAGACCCTGCATTTGAAGATGAAGCCTTAATTTTAGTTTCTAGATGGTAAAGCCAATCAAGATTCATTTCATATGCTGTTAAAGCAATCATAGAtacataagagagagagagagagagatgaaagaaGAATTGTAGTCAGTCTATGACTGTACCTGTATGCCAATACTTCGGTTGAGGACATGTGATGGTGGAGGTGTAGCACCTGCAAGACGCGATGCAGCAAAAAAGGTTCCAGTTGACTGCAGCAAAAGTTAAATGAATAGACAGAGgaccaaatttaaaatatggaATCAGTATAGTTGagaaatatttcaatttaaaaaaactaGTCAGGTTGATGGAAATCATGCACAAAGGGTAAGCAGGTCAAATGTTTATAATGGATTGATATAAAGATATATTCATCCAAATCTTTGAAATGATTCTAAATTGGAGATTTTCTAGAATAGCAATTAAACCTCTGCTGATGTAACAAGTGCTGCCCCCAGCATCCCAAAGACATGGCTCGCTCTGAATATGGGAGTACCCCACTGAAATGGATAAGGAATTTTAATCCTAGattgggggaaaaaaacacCAGGTTATGCATCAAAAATGGATGATTCTTATGAAAGGGAGTAGTAACTCCATCTGCAAACAGAGAGCCCAATTATCCGGACATACCAAGGAGCAGATGACATAAGGAAGGAACGATCAGTGCGGCAACTCTGTTTAGTCGCCTCTTTTACGTGGTTGTAAGCACCAGCCACAGTGAGGATAGCAGCAAAAGCCCAGACAATACCAATGCAAATAAGCAAACCATACCTCTCAAGTATGACATGGGACATAGGAATGATGCGCTTCAAATACTGGGTAATAACCAGTATAATAAGCATGGGCAGGCCAATCCAGACACAGTTAGCAACCTGCACAAAACATAGGAGAGTCATATactgattttattattttattttcagtgCCACTGAGGCATTATAGTGTTCTTTAAAGAAATTACCTGTGGGAAGCCCCTCTGGAACAGACCAAGACCCACTACACAAATTACTGGTACAAGAACAACGGGACTAAATAATCTGGGGACCAGAAAAGCAAAGTGGTAACAGTTAGACAACATAAAAACAAGAACCTGAAAGTTTTACTAGGTTTCAAATGAGAATCCTTGAGATGTAAAGGATTTGTAACCATTGAATAAGATGAGTAGAATGAATTGTTTTTTCATATCATGATTACCGTACCTTGTCAACCTCCCCCATGCCTTACTAAATCCAAGAACGATGTTGACAAAGGAAGAGACAATTAGGGATCCTTGAATTGTCCTCATAGTGTGCAAAAACCTCTGCAAGCACCCACATCATAATCAGCAGGCAGTCCTCTAcctttaatttagaaaaaaatataatgtgcCAAACCAATTTAGGTAGAAAATAAGAAGGCACGTCAGTTTGATGATAAACCCACCAAGCTTGCACCTCAATGGTCGATAAATTTAGTTATTAGCGGTAGGGAGATGTATGCATCAGTGTGACAACATCACAATTTGAGAAATAGATTGGATTTGTAAGGGAAAGAAAAGGCATCGCAtgttaaaaaaaggaaaggcaAATGTTACCATTCATGACCTTTTCAGAAGAATTCACgaattaaacatataaattaGGAGCATTCTCCCAAACATTAGTTgataataattcataaatagTTAAATTAACCAGATAATCCATGCAATATAATCTCTTTCAGACACAAAACCATATAGCACGTAGAACTCTATAACAATGATATAGCAAAGATATGGCTCATATTACATTCTGCTTGAAATTTAAATACCTGATGCTCAGATGTAAAGGTCTCATCGGAGATATCATTGATAATTGCCAACACGGGTATGACGTAAGCAAATGATGCACTCATCACTGTAGGAAGCCTCGTCCCAATCATTGTTTGAACCAGTGTATTCAGTCCCGCCATAAAGAGCAATGTTTGAATAACACGGGCTTCATCACCCTGTTTGCGTCAACATTGAATTTCAGATATTGGAGATTAGAGAAAGGGTCTAGTCCATCAAAAAGAGATTTgatataaatcaaaataagatATAGTGGACAA is a genomic window of Quercus lobata isolate SW786 chromosome 2, ValleyOak3.0 Primary Assembly, whole genome shotgun sequence containing:
- the LOC115974241 gene encoding nucleobase-ascorbate transporter 3 isoform X1 gives rise to the protein MVETANHQHPQGPPPAPLQPLGGARGPLFAPNEQFQHLQYCIHSNPRWVETFILGFQHYIVMLGTTVLIASILVPKMGGSHGDEARVIQTLLFMAGLNTLVQTMIGTRLPTVMSASFAYVIPVLAIINDISDETFTSEHQRFLHTMRTIQGSLIVSSFVNIVLGFSKAWGRLTRLFSPVVLVPVICVVGLGLFQRGFPQVANCVWIGLPMLIILVITQYLKRIIPMSHVILERYGLLICIGIVWAFAAILTVAGAYNHVKEATKQSCRTDRSFLMSSAPWIKIPYPFQWGTPIFRASHVFGMLGAALVTSAESTGTFFAASRLAGATPPPSHVLNRSIGIQGLGTLLEGIFGSVVGTTASVENVGLLGLTHIGSRRVVQISTSFMIFFSIFGKFGAFFASIPLPIFAAIYCVLFGFVAAVGISFMQFANPNSLRNHYVLGLSLFLGISIPQYFVMNTDMNTGHGPIRTGGGWFNDIFNTIFSSPPTVAMFVGTLLDNTLDAKHEVNNRGLPWLTPFHRRNGDSRSDEFYNYPMRLNEYLPTRFL
- the LOC115974241 gene encoding nucleobase-ascorbate transporter 3 isoform X2 is translated as MLGTTVLIASILVPKMGGSHGDEARVIQTLLFMAGLNTLVQTMIGTRLPTVMSASFAYVIPVLAIINDISDETFTSEHQRFLHTMRTIQGSLIVSSFVNIVLGFSKAWGRLTRLFSPVVLVPVICVVGLGLFQRGFPQVANCVWIGLPMLIILVITQYLKRIIPMSHVILERYGLLICIGIVWAFAAILTVAGAYNHVKEATKQSCRTDRSFLMSSAPWIKIPYPFQWGTPIFRASHVFGMLGAALVTSAESTGTFFAASRLAGATPPPSHVLNRSIGIQGLGTLLEGIFGSVVGTTASVENVGLLGLTHIGSRRVVQISTSFMIFFSIFGKFGAFFASIPLPIFAAIYCVLFGFVAAVGISFMQFANPNSLRNHYVLGLSLFLGISIPQYFVMNTDMNTGHGPIRTGGGWFNDIFNTIFSSPPTVAMFVGTLLDNTLDAKHEVNNRGLPWLTPFHRRNGDSRSDEFYNYPMRLNEYLPTRFL